Proteins encoded together in one Prosthecobacter fusiformis window:
- a CDS encoding VanZ family protein has translation MVFAIQNFFSRLAGHRWFWWACAAIWGIVLFTLSSRSTLPPGPQIPYQDKVIHFLYFSGGGFCCALALFSHAVPPKPGWVWWLTGILFGMIVGALDEYHQTFTPGRSGNDAGDWLADLTGAGTGAWIAWILLKWVRRQVPSNPA, from the coding sequence ATGGTTTTCGCCATTCAAAACTTCTTTTCCCGGCTGGCCGGTCACCGCTGGTTTTGGTGGGCATGTGCAGCCATCTGGGGCATTGTACTTTTCACCTTGTCCTCCCGGAGTACTCTGCCTCCTGGACCACAAATTCCGTATCAGGACAAGGTCATACACTTTCTCTACTTCAGCGGTGGAGGGTTCTGTTGTGCACTGGCTCTTTTCAGCCATGCCGTGCCGCCAAAACCAGGCTGGGTATGGTGGCTGACGGGCATCCTTTTTGGAATGATCGTCGGCGCATTGGATGAATACCACCAGACCTTCACCCCGGGCCGCAGCGGCAATGATGCAGGTGACTGGCTGGCCGACCTGACCGGTGCAGGAACGGGGGCCTGGATCGCCTGGATCTTGCTCAAGTGGGTCAGACGGCAGGTGCCGTCGAATCCTGCGTAA
- a CDS encoding O-antigen ligase family protein: MPQRPPSSAVGATTWRLTDSPAALADDGAFLLKRTLLLANMAGFLGGYFVLHNQWLQLAWGLILAVLWLMAGGHEDLAEALKKDRWMQGVAVLWSLMLVRSSIFESPGATLSALWLGWGNGLLLMGFLLTLWQTARRPQVIFALGKPIVAMATVAAGVSLIIFYGLHPEGVFGSRLRNWFVYGGWNSVNSGLTFGFAACWAAAGWNASTGTRNRRRWLVALVILYLATILTLSRGALMALVCGHAVLLLAVGWRRSWKPVALVVGTLVLFQVSAPLLSHLAAKDASKRLGIPNETIAVGKFGDTVVSSNPMQTAMQRSDNGRFLIYSAAIGCMSTWQDWLLGKGMWADDDCWSCSLHWYPEHLHGVFWDTFVHGGLPGILGLAGLVGWALQRSYRLARRGEPVWLMLSGYGLAGLCFDGDSVWALISIARYEPLLFWTPLVIASARFTQDSTAPAV; encoded by the coding sequence ATGCCTCAACGTCCGCCATCTTCCGCCGTCGGTGCTACGACATGGCGGCTGACTGATTCGCCTGCCGCGCTTGCGGATGATGGGGCCTTTCTTCTGAAGAGGACCCTGCTGCTGGCAAATATGGCGGGTTTCTTAGGCGGTTATTTTGTACTGCACAATCAATGGCTGCAACTGGCCTGGGGACTCATCCTGGCTGTTTTATGGCTGATGGCCGGGGGTCATGAGGACTTGGCCGAGGCATTGAAAAAGGACCGTTGGATGCAAGGCGTGGCCGTTTTGTGGAGCCTGATGCTGGTGCGGAGCTCCATTTTTGAATCTCCCGGTGCCACCCTTTCCGCCCTTTGGCTGGGCTGGGGCAATGGCCTTTTGCTCATGGGTTTTTTGCTGACTCTCTGGCAGACCGCCCGCCGACCACAGGTGATCTTCGCTCTGGGCAAGCCTATTGTGGCAATGGCCACCGTTGCAGCGGGAGTGAGTCTGATCATTTTCTATGGCCTGCATCCTGAAGGTGTTTTCGGGTCGCGGTTGCGAAACTGGTTTGTTTATGGCGGATGGAATTCAGTCAATTCAGGCCTGACGTTTGGCTTCGCGGCGTGCTGGGCTGCGGCAGGATGGAATGCCTCCACAGGTACCCGCAATCGTCGCCGTTGGCTGGTGGCCTTGGTGATTCTTTACTTGGCGACGATCCTGACCCTGAGCCGTGGAGCCTTGATGGCGCTCGTCTGCGGGCATGCCGTCCTGCTGCTGGCGGTAGGCTGGCGGCGTTCATGGAAACCAGTCGCCCTGGTGGTGGGCACGCTGGTGCTATTCCAGGTCTCAGCCCCGCTGCTTTCTCATCTGGCGGCCAAGGATGCTTCCAAGCGCCTCGGTATTCCAAACGAGACGATCGCTGTGGGAAAATTTGGTGACACCGTGGTTTCATCCAACCCGATGCAGACGGCGATGCAGCGGTCAGACAACGGGCGTTTCCTCATCTACAGTGCGGCCATTGGCTGCATGAGCACCTGGCAGGACTGGCTACTGGGAAAAGGCATGTGGGCGGATGATGATTGCTGGTCCTGCTCCCTGCACTGGTATCCGGAGCACCTGCATGGTGTCTTTTGGGATACCTTTGTGCATGGTGGGCTGCCTGGGATTTTGGGACTGGCCGGTCTGGTAGGGTGGGCACTCCAGAGGAGCTATCGTCTGGCCCGGCGTGGCGAGCCTGTCTGGCTCATGCTCAGCGGTTATGGGTTGGCGGGACTATGTTTCGATGGTGACAGCGTCTGGGCACTCATTTCCATCGCCCGTTATGAGCCCTTGCTGTTTTGGACTCCGCTGGTGATCGCCTCGGCCCGGTTTACGCAGGATTCGACGGCACCTGCCGTCTGA
- the recA gene encoding recombinase RecA — translation MAKSPAKESSAEPTNKIAEARARNLDIALQQIHKDFGEGSILRMAGNEKVDVAVIPTGNILIDQALGVGGFARGRVVEVYGPESSGKTTLTLTVIAQAQKAGGIAAFIDVEHALDPNYARRLGVKMDELLVSQPSSGEEALRICETLVRSNALDVIVIDSVAALVTRQELEGDIGDSTVGAQARLMSAALRKLTAIISKARTCCIFTNQIREKIGVMFGNPETTPGGKALKFYSSVRVDIRRIGAIKSSDGTVTGNRTKVKIVKNKLAPPYTEAEFDIMYNEGISNVGSMLDLAMEHDILQKRGSWISYKGTQLAQGRDAAKEALKTDTKLYEEIEQAVKAKLAEKGISTGGGGSPAAAAAEKAE, via the coding sequence ATGGCCAAGTCTCCTGCAAAAGAATCCTCCGCCGAGCCGACCAACAAGATCGCCGAAGCACGCGCCCGCAATCTCGACATCGCTCTTCAGCAGATCCACAAGGACTTTGGTGAGGGTTCCATCCTGCGCATGGCGGGCAATGAAAAGGTGGATGTGGCCGTCATCCCTACAGGCAATATTTTGATCGACCAAGCACTGGGCGTGGGCGGTTTTGCCCGTGGGCGTGTGGTGGAAGTTTATGGGCCGGAATCCTCCGGTAAAACGACTCTGACCCTGACCGTCATTGCCCAAGCCCAGAAGGCCGGCGGCATCGCCGCCTTCATTGACGTGGAGCATGCGCTGGACCCCAACTATGCCCGCCGCCTGGGTGTGAAGATGGATGAGCTGCTGGTCTCCCAGCCTAGCTCAGGTGAAGAGGCGCTACGCATCTGCGAAACGCTGGTCCGCTCCAACGCTCTGGACGTCATCGTCATTGACTCCGTGGCCGCTCTGGTGACCCGTCAGGAACTGGAAGGTGACATCGGTGATTCCACCGTGGGTGCCCAGGCCCGGCTGATGAGCGCTGCCCTGAGAAAGCTCACCGCCATCATTTCGAAAGCCCGCACCTGCTGCATCTTTACTAACCAGATCCGTGAAAAAATCGGCGTCATGTTCGGCAATCCGGAGACGACTCCTGGGGGTAAGGCGCTCAAGTTCTATTCCAGTGTGCGCGTGGACATCCGCCGCATCGGTGCCATCAAAAGCAGCGATGGCACGGTGACCGGCAACCGCACAAAGGTGAAGATCGTCAAAAACAAGCTGGCACCTCCTTATACGGAGGCTGAATTCGACATCATGTACAATGAAGGCATCTCCAATGTCGGGTCCATGCTGGATCTGGCCATGGAGCATGACATCCTGCAGAAGCGTGGTTCCTGGATCAGCTATAAAGGCACGCAACTGGCCCAAGGTCGCGATGCGGCCAAAGAGGCGCTCAAAACAGATACCAAACTCTACGAAGAGATCGAGCAAGCCGTCAAAGCGAAGCTGGCCGAGAAGGGAATCTCTACCGGTGGTGGTGGCAGCCCTGCCGCCGCCGCTGCGGAAAAAGCTGAATAA